Proteins encoded in a region of the Mycolicibacterium chitae genome:
- a CDS encoding pyridoxamine 5'-phosphate oxidase family protein, protein MSITETQWRTARHVVRRAVRSSLHCSIASRNPDGSPHVTPIGSVLLDHDIGTAWYFDVFNTRLAANVDADPRVTILAVDSGRGLWLRALATGVFAAPPGIRLIGAVGPPRPSTPAEVARFHRTIGPLLHTRGGRTAWGRLARVRDIQVDSVDPISIGTMTRPELSRS, encoded by the coding sequence ATGAGCATCACCGAAACCCAATGGCGCACAGCGCGGCACGTCGTTCGACGCGCGGTCCGCAGCTCGCTGCACTGCAGCATCGCCTCGCGCAACCCCGACGGCTCCCCGCACGTGACGCCGATCGGATCGGTGCTACTGGACCACGACATCGGGACCGCGTGGTACTTCGACGTGTTCAACACCCGCCTGGCCGCCAACGTCGACGCCGACCCGCGAGTCACCATCCTGGCCGTCGACAGCGGCCGGGGACTATGGCTCCGAGCCCTGGCCACAGGCGTTTTCGCCGCTCCCCCGGGCATCCGGTTGATCGGAGCGGTCGGTCCCCCGCGGCCCAGCACACCGGCCGAAGTGGCCCGCTTCCACCGCACGATCGGCCCGCTGCTGCACACCCGGGGCGGCCGCACGGCGTGGGGCCGGCTCGCGAGAGTCCGTGACATACAGGTGGACTCCGTCGACCCAATTTCCATCGGCACCATGACACGCCCGGAGTTGAGCCGTTCTTGA
- a CDS encoding TetR/AcrR family transcriptional regulator yields the protein MGRAPRFDADTLLDAARELLLTRGPAGLTVQGVVTALGAPSGSVYYRFANRDLLAAEVWLRAVERFQAGLTAAVAAPDPLDAAVRSALHVLEWSRANRADASVLMLYRPRDLLPDGWPTAVRPRNEEQLAAVSTYLSQLSTRSGTDPLRVRFAVIDVPYAAVRPALLRGRAPEPELDDLVEATVRTTLAHPTTTTQEEP from the coding sequence ATGGGACGCGCACCGAGGTTCGACGCCGACACCCTGCTGGACGCCGCGCGCGAGTTGTTGCTCACCCGTGGCCCGGCCGGGCTCACGGTGCAGGGCGTGGTCACCGCGCTGGGCGCGCCGTCGGGGTCGGTGTACTACCGGTTCGCGAATCGGGACCTGCTGGCCGCCGAGGTGTGGCTGCGCGCCGTGGAGCGTTTCCAGGCCGGGCTCACCGCCGCCGTCGCCGCACCCGACCCGCTCGACGCCGCGGTGCGCAGCGCACTGCACGTACTCGAGTGGAGCCGCGCCAACCGGGCGGACGCCAGCGTGCTGATGCTCTACCGGCCCCGCGACCTGTTGCCCGACGGCTGGCCGACCGCGGTGCGGCCGCGCAACGAGGAACAACTCGCGGCAGTCTCGACCTATCTGTCGCAGCTGTCGACCCGGTCCGGCACCGACCCACTGCGGGTGCGATTCGCGGTGATCGACGTGCCCTACGCCGCGGTTCGCCCCGCCCTGCTGCGCGGCCGCGCGCCCGAACCCGAACTCGACGACCTGGTCGAAGCGACGGTCCGCACCACCCTCGCGCACCCCACCACCACAACGCAGGAGGAGCCATGA
- the rox gene encoding rifampin monooxygenase: MFDVIIAGGGPTGMMLASELRLQGVHVLVLEKDTAPGSFVRALGLHVRSIELLDQRGELERFLAHGRRHPLSGFFAGIAKPAPADLDTAHGYVLGLRQPVIDRLLAARAAELGAEIRRGAEVVAVAQDDDGVTVALADGAPLRARFLVGCDGGRSTVRKQLGVPFPGAPAQAETLLGELAATADPAVIAAVVAEVRQTELRFGAMALDSDLYRIIVPAAAVSPDGAAPPTLDEFRAQLLAVAGTDFGVHSPQWLSRFGDATRLAESYRVGRVLLAGDAAHVHPPAGGQGLNLGIQDAVNLGWKLAAELKGWAPTGLLDSYHHERHPVAAEVLNNTRAQMELMSTAAGPQAVRRLVSELMEFEEVNRYLIEKITAIDIRYDLGSDHDLVGRRLRDLPLRHGGRLYPLLHDGRGLLLDRSGGLSVARWADRVDHVVDESPELDAPAVLLRPDGHVAWVGAEQQDLDDRLAAWFGEPCRD; encoded by the coding sequence ATGTTCGACGTGATCATTGCCGGCGGCGGCCCCACCGGCATGATGCTGGCCAGCGAGTTGCGGTTGCAGGGCGTGCACGTGCTGGTCCTGGAGAAGGACACCGCGCCCGGTAGTTTCGTTCGGGCGCTGGGATTACACGTGCGCAGCATCGAGCTGCTGGACCAGCGCGGGGAGCTCGAACGGTTCCTCGCGCACGGCCGGCGACACCCGCTGAGCGGATTCTTCGCCGGCATCGCCAAGCCGGCGCCCGCCGACCTCGACACCGCGCACGGCTACGTGCTGGGCCTGCGGCAACCGGTCATCGACCGCCTGTTGGCCGCGCGGGCCGCCGAACTGGGGGCCGAGATCCGCCGCGGCGCCGAGGTCGTCGCCGTGGCCCAGGACGACGACGGGGTCACCGTGGCTCTGGCCGACGGCGCACCGCTGCGTGCCCGGTTCCTGGTCGGCTGCGACGGCGGCCGCAGCACGGTCCGCAAACAACTGGGGGTTCCGTTTCCCGGTGCGCCCGCCCAGGCCGAGACCCTGCTCGGCGAGCTGGCTGCCACCGCGGATCCCGCGGTCATCGCCGCCGTCGTCGCCGAGGTGCGGCAGACCGAATTGCGGTTCGGCGCAATGGCTCTCGACAGCGACCTGTATCGCATCATCGTCCCCGCCGCGGCGGTGAGCCCCGACGGCGCCGCGCCACCGACGCTCGACGAGTTCCGCGCCCAACTCCTGGCGGTCGCGGGCACCGACTTCGGCGTGCATTCGCCGCAGTGGCTGTCGCGGTTCGGCGACGCCACCCGCCTGGCCGAGAGCTACCGGGTCGGCCGAGTGCTCCTGGCCGGCGACGCCGCGCACGTACACCCGCCCGCCGGCGGCCAGGGGCTCAATCTCGGTATCCAGGACGCCGTCAACCTGGGCTGGAAGCTGGCCGCCGAGCTGAAGGGCTGGGCGCCAACGGGATTGCTCGACAGCTATCACCACGAACGTCATCCGGTCGCCGCCGAGGTCCTCAACAACACCCGCGCGCAGATGGAACTCATGTCGACGGCGGCCGGCCCGCAGGCGGTGCGGCGACTGGTCTCCGAATTGATGGAATTCGAGGAGGTCAACCGCTACCTGATCGAGAAGATCACCGCCATCGACATCCGCTACGACCTGGGTTCCGACCACGACCTGGTGGGCCGACGGCTCCGCGACCTGCCGCTGCGCCACGGCGGCCGGCTGTACCCGCTGCTGCACGACGGCCGAGGCCTGCTGCTCGACCGCTCCGGCGGACTGTCGGTCGCACGGTGGGCGGACCGGGTCGATCACGTCGTCGACGAGAGCCCGGAGTTGGATGCACCGGCGGTGCTGCTGCGGCCCGACGGTCACGTGGCCTGGGTGGGGGCCGAGCAGCAGGACCTCGACGACCGCCTGGCGGCGTGGTTCGGCGAACCTTGCCGCGATTGA
- a CDS encoding serine hydrolase domain-containing protein: MARYAVPGVAVGVWHQGREHLRGFGVTNLEEPEDVTEDTLFRVGSTTKTFTGTALMRLVESGDVHLDERVRTYLPDFTTSDPEVAERVTVRQLLNHSAGWLGDYYVDFGPGDDALAKYAAGMATLPQLTPLGTTFAYNNAALALAGHLIEKVTGNTYEQALQELVLDPLHLDRSGFFPDELTDVPTTASHNNVEGRAVLNRDAWVMGRSLHPTGGLISTARDQLRYARFHLGDGGGPDGEQLLTTESLQAMRSHLGPPGTLIVEVDGAGVAWHVRPTAEGVPVIMHGGSWPGQQSGFYFVPDRDFALTVLTNSDSGDRLIADIMYDDWALQRFAGLHNLPADVRDLSPTELAAYEGRYTATEIEADGAVNSTEAVLTAEDGRLRYRVLNADGEPKPPEPHAPAYLAFYRDDYVLHLDRDGNSLHNRANFVRGDDGQVQWLRMGGRLNRRN, encoded by the coding sequence ATGGCGCGCTACGCCGTGCCCGGGGTGGCCGTCGGGGTGTGGCACCAGGGCCGCGAACACCTGCGCGGCTTCGGCGTCACCAACCTCGAGGAGCCCGAGGACGTCACCGAAGACACGCTTTTCCGGGTCGGCTCGACCACCAAGACGTTCACCGGGACCGCGCTGATGCGCCTGGTGGAATCCGGCGACGTCCACCTCGACGAACGGGTCCGGACCTATCTTCCCGACTTCACCACTTCCGATCCCGAGGTGGCCGAACGGGTCACGGTGCGCCAGTTGCTCAACCACTCCGCGGGCTGGCTGGGCGACTACTACGTCGATTTCGGTCCCGGCGACGACGCGCTGGCCAAGTACGCCGCCGGAATGGCCACGCTGCCGCAGCTGACGCCGCTGGGCACCACGTTCGCCTACAACAACGCGGCCCTCGCGCTGGCCGGCCACCTCATCGAGAAGGTCACCGGCAACACCTACGAGCAGGCGCTGCAGGAGTTGGTCCTGGACCCGCTGCACCTCGACCGCAGCGGGTTCTTCCCCGACGAACTCACCGACGTCCCCACCACCGCATCGCACAACAACGTCGAGGGGCGCGCGGTGCTCAACCGCGACGCCTGGGTGATGGGCCGCTCGCTGCACCCGACCGGCGGGCTGATCTCCACCGCACGGGACCAATTGCGTTACGCCCGATTCCATCTCGGCGACGGCGGCGGCCCCGACGGCGAGCAGCTGCTGACCACCGAGTCCTTGCAGGCCATGCGTTCGCACCTCGGTCCGCCGGGCACGCTGATCGTCGAGGTCGACGGCGCCGGGGTGGCCTGGCATGTGCGGCCCACCGCCGAGGGGGTGCCGGTGATCATGCACGGCGGCTCCTGGCCGGGTCAGCAGTCTGGGTTCTACTTCGTTCCGGACCGCGACTTCGCCCTGACGGTGCTCACCAACTCCGACAGCGGGGACCGGTTGATCGCCGACATCATGTACGACGACTGGGCGCTGCAGCGCTTCGCCGGACTGCACAACCTGCCCGCCGACGTGCGCGACCTGAGCCCCACGGAGCTGGCCGCTTACGAGGGCCGCTACACCGCCACCGAGATCGAGGCCGACGGCGCGGTCAACAGCACCGAGGCGGTGCTCACGGCCGAGGACGGCCGGCTGCGCTACCGCGTGCTGAACGCCGACGGCGAGCCCAAGCCCCCCGAGCCGCACGCGCCGGCCTATCTGGCGTTCTACCGCGACGACTACGTGCTGCACCTCGACCGCGACGGGAACTCGCTGCATAACCGCGCGAACTTCGTGCGCGGCGACGACGGACAGGTGCAGTGGCTTCGGATGGGCGGACGACTCAACCGGCGCAACTGA